In the genome of Enterococcus sp. DIV2402, the window CCGCAAGGCACTGCATATTTGTCTGATGTTGGTATGACAGGACCTTATGATGGGATTTTAGGTATGAAACGTGAAGCGGTCATTGAGAAATTCTTAACTGCTTTACCACAGCGATTTGAAGTTGTGGAACAAGGCCGTAGTATTTTGTCGGCATGTATTATTGAAATTAATGAACAGACAGGAAAAGCCAAATCGATTCAACCGATTCAAATTAGTGAAGATCGCCCGTTTACAGAATAATCAAGAAGCGAGGGAAAGATGTTGAGTCCTTTAGAGCAAGAACCACAAATTCAGCAGGAATTAACTGTCTTACTAGATTTATTAGCAGAACATGAAATCATCAAAGAGTTCAAAAAAGTGCAAAAAAAAGCACGTCAAAATGCACACTTAAAAGAAATTGAAGAAGCGATTAAACGTGCACAAAAAGATGCGGTCCAATATGCCCACTATGGCAAACCAGAAGCAGAACGCCAAGCGATTGCCCGTATTAATGAATTAAATAAAGAGTATGCCGAGCATCCATTGGTGATTGCTTATCGCGAAAAATTAATGGAAGCGAACGATTTATTGCACTATGTAACAACTAGCTTGCAACAGCAAGTGAATCAAGCAATTGAGGAGGAAGAAACAAATGCCTCAAAAAACGAAGCATACCCCAATGATGGAACAATATTTTAGCATTAAGGCTCAATATCAAGATGCTTTTTTGTTCTATCGCTTAGGGGATTTTTACGAATTATTTTATGAGGATGCGCTACAAGTTGCGCAATTATTGGAATTAACTTTAACCAGTCGCAATAAAAATGCTGAGGACCCTATCCCGATGTGTGGAGTACCGTATCATGCAGCTGCGAATTATATTGATACTTTGGTTGAACAAGGCTACAAAGTTGCGATTTGTGAGCAAGTTGAAGATCCTAAAACAACTAAGGGCATGGTCAAGCGAGAAGTTGTTCAATTAGTTACACCAGGTACAGTCATGGATGGCAAAGGATTATCTGCGAAAGATAATAATTTTTTGACTGCTTTAGCATTTGACGGTACACACTATGGATTTGCTTACGTTGATTTGACAACCGGTGAATTACGTTCCGCAGTTTTGGAAGATGAAGAAGCGGTTTTGAATGAAGCGTCCGCTTTGCAAACCAAAGAAGTGGTGTTTACTAGTGACATTCCAGTAAGTGTTAGTGAATTATTAGAAAGTCGCTTAGGAGTGATTTTTTCTACGCAAGAAGCTTATGAAGAAAATTCAGAGTTTCAATTTCTAACTAGCGAATTAACGAATCCTTTAGAAAAAGAAGTGACTGGCAAACTGTTAAGCTATTTAGCAGTTACACAAAAACGCAGCTTAGACCATATTCAAAAGGCGGTCGCTTATCAACCAGATCATTTCTTGAAAATGGACTATTATTCAAAATTTAATCTGGAACTAACGCAATCCATTCGTACAGGAAAAAAACAAGGAACCTTACTATGGTTATTGGATGAAACAAAAACAGCAATGGGTGGTCGTTTGTTAAAACAATGGTTAGATCGCCCGTTAATTCAACAAAGCCAAATCACTGCGCGTCAGAATCAAGTCGCTTCGTTAATCCATGCCTTTTTTGAACGAGCTGATTTACAAGAAGCGCTAACGAAAGTCTATGATTTGGAACGTTTAGCTGGCCGC includes:
- a CDS encoding YlbF family regulator; translated protein: MLSPLEQEPQIQQELTVLLDLLAEHEIIKEFKKVQKKARQNAHLKEIEEAIKRAQKDAVQYAHYGKPEAERQAIARINELNKEYAEHPLVIAYREKLMEANDLLHYVTTSLQQQVNQAIEEEETNASKNEAYPNDGTIF